A single Coffea eugenioides isolate CCC68of unplaced genomic scaffold, Ceug_1.0 ScVebR1_796;HRSCAF=1534, whole genome shotgun sequence DNA region contains:
- the LOC113758946 gene encoding uncharacterized protein LOC113758946 — MKKRDENSQLEMLEGAKSMGAGAATIASAGAAVGIGNVLSSSIHSVARNPSLAKQLFGYAILGFALTEAIASFALMMAFLISSVFRFDLSMNGKGGLLINRTRRGRKTKQRAMPTFPANFSTSTSKISIQLVYTQNDCFFVFLGLFFIFFFFFFISQFYLNFMQGHKRKRIDWNDASTSREPGPAQSGSPEDDDTSSEDDSSSEDDSSSVDDPEERVRLQKAIRKKIVALLKKFCSTYCSNMGFCGKYCSRGRADFDFLGAAHEIAKEEFFYEKSSAKVNVLRKLFAFLKNYSTNKTWTNNDMNAHWLHDVMRRTPPSSK, encoded by the coding sequence ATGAAAAAGCGTGACGAGAATTCTCAACTCGAGATGTTAGAGGGTGCAAAATCAATGGGTGCCGGAGCTGCTACAATTGCTTCAGCGGGAGCTGCTGTCGGTATTGGAAACGTCCTTAGTTCCTCGATTCATTCCGTGGCGCGAAATCCATCTTTGGCTAAACAATTATTTGGTTATGCCATTTTGGGCTTTGCTCTAACCGAAGCTATTGCATCGTTTGCCCTAATGATGGCATTTTTGATCTCATCCGTATTCCGATTTGATCTCTCTATGAATGGAAAAGGGGGGCTTTTGATCAATAGaacaagaagaggaagaaagacAAAACAAAGAGCAATGCCTACATTCCCAGCTAACTTCTCGACGAGTACGAGTAAGATAAGCATCCAACTAGTTTACACCCAGAAtgattgtttttttgttttcttaggtctttttttcattttttttttctttttttttatttctcaatTCTATCTGAATTTTATGCAAGGACATAAAAGAAAACGGATTGATTGGAACGATGCCTCAACTTCACGCGAGCCAGGGCCCGCCCAGTCCGGTTCTCCGGAAGACGATGACACCTCTTCAGAGGATGACTCCTCTTCAGAGGATGACTCCTCTTCTGTTGATGACCCCGAAGAAAGGGTACGGCTTCAGAAAGCCATAAGAAAAAAGATAGTAGCTCTTCTAAAGAAATTTTGTTCCACCTATTGCTCAAATATGGGCTTTTGTGGGAAATATTGCTCTCGAGGTAGAGCGGATTTTGATTTCTTGGGGGCGGCGCATGAGATAGCCAAAGAGGAGTTTTTTTATGAGAAGTCCTCAGCCAAGGTAAATGTCCTACGTAAACTTTTTGCTTTTCTGAAGAACTATTCTACCAATAAGACGTGGACAAATAATGACATGAACGCTCATTGGCTCCATGATGTCATGCGGCGAACTCCGCCATCTTCTAAATAA